In Daphnia magna isolate NIES linkage group LG7, ASM2063170v1.1, whole genome shotgun sequence, a single genomic region encodes these proteins:
- the LOC123474215 gene encoding LOW QUALITY PROTEIN: uncharacterized protein LOC123474215 (The sequence of the model RefSeq protein was modified relative to this genomic sequence to represent the inferred CDS: inserted 1 base in 1 codon): MEGNQHEEYTRQWKKAQELANQHLFKAQTKQKKYYDEGTKSVKYNPGDLASTQQKENTAHELVIDDYRPLNDANTSNGLPKSTEELSDLIKYELGKMHEQYKISIETEHDNKLAKEIRDVYCQLSKIKRTQAIILAQTNGLLAAAALGLPMCTRIYGFGQAMTLQQCDPKRISLSAKEIKCGFQPXFVYGKNNCTIGLDGWSIHPYSECFWKSQLININGYPHTWQHNATAGDWIKQEATIHTSNLDLIAEFEELHLNSFDYGLRNHPAHGTMEMEQLNILNDLVGRINEGEGKELPDILVTEEQDNQIGNMFSWFDTLKIMALSAIGFILFLICLRIFIACNPIPRIKESFRRRKQSRNVSESDGQEMDSMIPEPIYSAGGANEKPFIREFAPLMTLATETPKETLTSINTPSAPKKGKLYPIEELKWENEQNKECTGSHTTCSYVVGYGMVWEDLCRCTPEDHLKRTINK, from the exons ATGGAGggaaatcaacatgaagaatatACTCGCCAGTGGAAAAAGGCACAAGAATTAGCGAACCaacatttgttcaaagctcaaacgaagcagaaaaagtattATGATGAAGGGACAAAAAGTGTCAAGTACAATCCCGGCGATCTG GCttcaacacaacaaaaagaaaatacagcacACGAACTTGTAATAGATGACTATCGACCGCTAAATGACGCTAATACAAGTAACGGTCTACCAAAATCCACTGAGGAGCTAAGTGACTTGATAAAATACGAGCTTGGAAAAATGCACGAGCAATACAAAATCAGtattgaaactgaacacgacaataaattggcaaaagaaattcgggaTGTTTACTGCCAGTTATCAAAGATAAAACGAACGCAAGCCATAATCTTAGCCCAAACAAATGGATTGCTTGCAGCCGCCGCACTCGGACTTCCAATGTGTACAAGGATATATGGTTTTGGTCAAGCCATGACATTGCAACAATGCGACCCAAAAAGGATATCACTATCAGCAAAAGAGATCAAGTGTGGGttccagc tttttgtttacggaaaaaacaactgtacaATCGGACTCGACGGATGGTCTATTCATCCGTATTCGGAGTGTTTTTGGAAATCCCAATTGATAAACATCAACGGATATCCTCATACGTGGCAACATAACGCCACAGCAGGAGACTGGATTAAACAAGAGGCGACCATACATACTTCAAATCTggatttaattgcagaatTCGAAGAACTGCACTTAAACAGTTTCGACTATGGATTAAGGAACCATCCAGCTCATGGAACcatggaaatggaacagctaAACATCTTAAATGACCTGGTGGGACGAATTAATGAAggagaaggcaaagagttacCTGACATCCTAGTAACAGAAGAGCAGGACAATCAAATCGGGAAcatgttttcctggtttgacacattaaaaattatgGCTCTCTCAGCGATAGGATTCATCCTATTTCTCATCTgtctaagaatttttattgcctgtAATCCTATTCCACGGATTAAGGAAAGCTTCAGACGACGCAAGCAATCACGTAACGTGAGCGAAAGTGATGGTCAAGAAATGGATTCAATGATACCAGAACCCATCTACAGCGCTGgaggagcaaatgaaaaaccgtTCATTAGGGAATTTGCACCTTTAATGACGTTAGCAAcagaaacaccaaaagaaaCCCTTACGTCGATAAACACACCAAGTgcaccaaagaaaggaaaattgtaccctatcgaagaattaaaatgggaaaacgagcaaaacaaggaatgtaCAGGTAGCCACACGACCTGCAGCTATGTCGTTGGATACGGAATGGTGTGGGAGGATCTATGCAGATGTACTCCAGAAGACCATTTAAAACgcacaattaacaaataa
- the LOC123474214 gene encoding LOW QUALITY PROTEIN: uncharacterized protein LOC123474214 (The sequence of the model RefSeq protein was modified relative to this genomic sequence to represent the inferred CDS: inserted 1 base in 1 codon) yields MADENVVDPTALFGMRTNAKRRHTNLLRQARELININATREEFEAFMPTLELAHSNLVHIHERYVAAAQLDDGELHAAATYLESINNLQAACAQAVAAALRRTAPRRAWNISNTVARELSQNVSIPQPNQEIDAVSIVPEPQQPNGPPQPNQDDRSNETQHDTLNHVNFDLHTAAKQRKIDLEFRLKQAKIKQDRELKDLELKNAREREDLELEIQYENHLIESCGGAIGSPQLSSTPNLPTNVPMNDFVNLPLLPAVVNSTPPTQPNFAPSHHWLKLDVAKFNGDPRKWLKYAHGIRATIRDVNMPESLKLLGLQESLKEDIQRRVAHIFTGAYTFQSAWAELEKKYGSPHLIIQAHDQHMQQLPSFRNGDFNALFNLAAAVRDAVSSVDESHVMMFNTVANLLHTKXPINLQTDWGKYAYGIDRMATLKDFDKWIDRVLSAEELRGGKLSSSNAINAVKNPVQPSNSNRQLGSYTPGSSNYNNRGPTVLAGSLSNVTTLSDCPACQESPAHRLEMCNVFKRMLVNARASLCATNNHCFKCLVRGHYGRKCNSTDSKCKECQGPHHSLLHGAERQFPSSSRNQGKNHTILMVKAPTANIRPVLLAIVKLVVEMNNSAQTTFAILDQGSEATLISRKLANLLKLKGPSASICFGSFNNSVLMDSNIVAFKLKSIDGSQAFDVREAFVVPSINLSQRKINWPGIKKRWEHLADIDLPAIDSSKVEILVGMDMLPALRTLNTAAPNDGETGPTALQTCFGWAVVGKIPLCLVAGPSNKSSVNLGFVRQEPFLSEVVDRFHLTETFGVVAKAAKTNPAANEDEQMLSILQRSIKFIGCGYQVELPLRQDRPVIPNNRGQAVSRFCGLERRMLEPHMRETAAKYVTIVENLISSGTVVAVNWSDINKPEGMVWYLPHFYVVNPNKPEKIRVVFDCAALYRGVSLNHYLLRGPPFIPSLVGILLRARQFLVALTADITAFYHRVGVAEKHQSLQRFVYREFGSNAPITTYQFATLVFGAVCSSSAAIFTLQHAVNANVQFPQVADKLKDNFYSDNLSDSFETNDEAINFAKQVTQSLASAGFSLTSFASSSRQVLATIPENQRTSNTVDLNKDALPVEYLLGMVWDLNSDSYGIRIKSMPTVTTKRELLSAISLTFDPLGICLPAITGAKLLFQQTQKLAKDTPDVRGWDQPLSIEILSKWKQWTSSLEKLRLVSVKRCFRPANFPLVGSDFVLVIFVDASPVAFGAVAYLRVRFGDKIHVSFVMAKGRLAPLKPTTIPRLELKAAVLAVNLSLIVKQELRLSFSSVEFHTDSQIVLYQLRASHPGRPSFVNKRTNEILQHSTVDQWHYIRSSDNPADDCTRGIVPKDFGPNCRWIRGPDVLFNVSYTPPPFDQQSIKAKENEEIQAVNVQQLHVAISSCHPLSSALSKLITRSIQLNTLKREAALLAARRLHVE; encoded by the exons ATGGCCGACGAAAACGTTGTTGACCCGACCGCCCTATTCGGCATGCGAACAAATGCCAAGCGTAGACACACGAACCTTTTGCGGCAAGCAAGAGAGTTAATAAACATCAACGCCACGCGAGAAGAATTCGAAGCATTCATGCCAACTCTCGAACTGGCGCACAGTAATCTCGTTCACATTCACGAACGATACGTGGCCGCCGCACAACTTGACGATGGTGAACTGCACGCAGCAGCCACCTACTTAGAAAGCATCAACAATCTGCAAGCCGCATGTGCTCAAGCAGTCGCTGCCGCCTTACGAAGAACAGCCCCTCGACGCGCATGGAACATTTCCAACACCGTGGCCCGTGAGCTCAGTCAAAATGTATCAATTCCTCAACCTAATCAAGAGATCGACGCTGTGAGCATCGTACCAGAGCCGCAACAGCCAAACGGCCCACCACAGCCGAACCAAGACGATCGATCGAACGAAACGCAGCACGACACCTTAAATCACGTAAATTTCGACCTTCACACAGCAGCAAAACAACGCAAAATCGATCTTGAATTTCGATTGAAgcaagcaaaaataaaacaggatCGTGAACTAAAAGATCTAGAGCTCAAAAACGCGCGGGAACGAGAAGACCTGGAACTTGAAATTCAGTACGAAAATCACTTGATCGAGAGCTGTGGTGGTGCAATTGGATCACCGCAATTATCGTCCACACCCAACTTACCAACCAACGTCCCGATGAATGATTTTGTTAACCTTCCGCTTCTGCCAGCTGTCGTTAACTCGACTCCACCGACGCAACCTAATTTTGCCCCGTCGCATCATTGGCTGAAGCTAGACGTGGCAAAATTCAATGGAGACCCCCGTAAATGGCTTAAATACGCCCACGGTATAAGAGCAACGATCCGAGATGTAAATATGCCCGAATCGCTGAAACTTCTGGGGCTTCAAGAAAGTTTGAAGGAAGACATCCAGCGTCGTGTCGCTCATATTTTCACGGGTGCGTACACTTTTCAATCGGCTTGGGctgagctagaaaaaaaatatggaagcCCGCACCTTATCATACAAGCACACGATCAGCATATGCAGCAGCTCCCTTCATTCAGAAACGGGGACTTTAACGCACTCTTTAATTTGGCCGCTGCAGTACGCGACGCCGTGTCAAGCGTAGATGAAAGCCACGTCATGATGTTCAACACCGTCGCCAACTTACTTCATACCA TGCCGATCAACTTACAAACAGACTGGGGAAAATATGCTTATGGTATAGACAGAATGGCCACCTTAAAAGATTTCGACAAATGGATCGATCGCGTGCTCAGCGCTGAAGAACTTCGTGGCGGAAAGCTATCGTCATCCAACGCAATAAACGCTGTTAAAAACCCCGTTCAGCCTTCAAATAGCAACCGTCAGTTGGGCAGCTACACACCCGGAAGCAGCAACTACAATAACCGCGGACCGACCGTTCTCGCAGGATCCTTATCAAACGTTACAACCCTTTCTGACTGCCCGGCCTGCCAAGAAAGTCCGGCCCACAGGTTAGAGATGTGCAACGTGTTTAAACGAATGTTGGTGAATGCCCGCGCATCGCTGTGTGCCACCAACAATCACTGCTTCAAGTGTCTCGTCCGCGGCCACTATGGACGGAAATGCAACTCAACCGATTCGAAATGCAAGGAGTGCCAGGGCCCGCATCATTCGCTGCTTCACGGAGCCGAACGACAGTTTCCCTCCTCATCGCGAAACCAAGGTAAAAACCATACTATATTAATGGTAAAGGCACCAACAGCCAATATCCGCCCAGTCCTATTAGCTATTGTCAAACTCGTAGTGGAAATGAACAATTCGGCTCAAACAACCTTCGCGATTCTCGACCAAGGCAGCGAAGCTACTCTCATATCGCGAAAGCTAGCGAATTTGCTTAAGTTGAAAGGTCCTTCAGCCAGCATTTGCTTCGGCTCGTTTAACAACTCTGTGTTAATGGATTCGAACATCGTAGCATTCAAACTCAAATCGATCGACGGATCGCAAGCGTTCGACGTTCGCGAAGCGTTTGTTGTCCCCAGCATTAATCTTTCGCAACGCAAAATTAACTGGCCTGGAATCAAGAAACGATGGGAACATTTGGCCGACATCGACTTACCTGCCATAGACTCTTCCAAAGTAGAAATTCTTGTGGGGATGGACATGTTACCAGCTCTTCGAACGCTAAACACTGCTGCCCCAAATGATGGTGAAACCGGCCCTACCGCTTTGCAAACGTGTTTTGGCTGGGCTGTAGTGGGCAAAATACCGTTGTGTCTAGTCGCCGGACCGAGCAACAAAAGCAGCGTGAACTTAGGTTTCGTCCGACAAGAACCCTTTCTATCAGAAGTAGTTGACCGTTTCCATTTAACTGAAACCTTCGGCGTCGTGGCAAAAGCCGCGAAAACAAATCCAGCGGCCAACGAAGACGAGCAGATGTTGAGCATCTTACAGCGATCGATAAAATTTATTGGATGTGGCTACCAAGTAGAACTTCCGCTTCGTCAAGACAGACCGGTCATACCAAACAACAGAGGACAAGCAGTTTCCCGTTTCTGTGGCCTCGAACGCCGAATGTTAGAGCCACATATGCGCGAGACCGCCGCAAAATACGTAACCATTGTCGAGAATCTTATATCGTCAGGAACCGTGGTCGCCGTCAACTGGTCGGACATAAACAAGCCGGAAGGTATGGTTTGGTATCTACCTCACTTCTACGTCGTTAACCCGAACAAACCCGAAAAAATTCGAGTTGTCTTCGACTGCGCTGCGCTCTACAGAGGTGTGTCGCTTAACCATTATCTTTTGCGTGGCCCGCCGTTCATCCCGTCGCTAGTCGGCATCCTCCTCCGCGCTCGTCAGTTTCTCGTCGCACTCACCGCTGACATCACTGCGTTTTACCACAGAGTTGGTGTGGCCGAAAAACATCAGTCCTTACAACGATTTGTCTATCGCGAATTTGGCAGTAACGCACCAATCACAACCTACCAATTCGCAACCCTGGTATTTGGAGCTGTTTGTTCCTCCTCTGCCGCAATATTCACTTTACAGCATGCAGTCAACGCAAACGTACAATTTCCGCAGGTCGCCGATAAATTGAAAGACAATTTTTATTCCGACAATTTGAGCGACTCATTCGAAACTAACGACGAAGCAATAAATTTCGCAAAGCAAGTAACGCAGTCTCTCGCGTCCGCCGGTTTTAGTCTGACAAGCTTCGCGTCGTCATCCCGGCAAGTCTTGGCAACCATCCCAGAAAATCAGCGAACTTCAAACACCGTTGACTTGAATAAAGACGCGCTACCTGTGGAATATCTTCTTGGTATGGTGTGGGATCTTAACTCGGACTCTTACGGCATCAGAATAAAATCAATGCCAACGGTTACTACAAAACGAGAATTATTGTCCGCAATTTCTCTCACATTCGACCCTCTCGGCATTTGTCTTCCAGCCATTACCGGCGCTAAACTGTTATTTCAACAGACACAAAAACTGGCGAAAGATACACCGGATGTTCGTGGGTGGGACCAGCCTTTGTCAATCGAAATTTTGTCAAAGTGGAAGCAATGGACCTCCAGCCTCGAAAAATTGCGCCTTGTTTCTGTAAAACGATGCTTCCGACCCGCCAACTTTCCCCTCGTAGGCTCCGATTTTGTGTTGGTCATTTTTGTTGATGCTTCGCCCGTCGCCTTCGGAGCGGTCGCCTACCTGCGCGTACGATTCGGTGATAAAATTCATGTCAGCTTCGTCATGGCTAAAGGTCGCCTGGCCCCCCTCAAGCCGACAACCATCCCCCGACTGGAGTTGAAAGCGGCAGTATTGGCCGTCAACCTGTCGTTGATCGTGAAACAGGAGCTTCGACTTTCGTTTTCCTCAGTTGAGTTCCATACGGACTCACAAATTGTTTTGTATCAGCTTCGCGCCTCTCACCCCGGTCGTCCATCATTTGTAAACAAACGGACAAATGAGATTCTACAGCACTCGACGGTTGATCAATGGCACTATATTCGCAGCAGCGACAATCCCGCCGACGATTGTACCCGAGGAATCGTTCCGAAAGACTTTGGGCCAAATTGCCGCTGGATTCGAGGGCCAGATGTTCTTTTCAACGTGTCGTACACTCCACCGCCATTCGATCAGCAAAGCATTAAGgctaaagaaaacgaagaaatacAGGCGGTCAATGTGCAACAGCTGCACGTTGCTATAAGTTCTTGCCACCCGTTGTCATCCGCTTTGTCTAAACTCATCACCCGAAGCATTCAACTTAACACTCTGAAACGAGAAGCTGCTCTGCTTGCTGCGCGGCGACTCCACGTCGAATGA
- the LOC123474218 gene encoding uncharacterized protein LOC123474218, giving the protein MDPTKKNVELTNVDWSDEILMTWIEEDTPQLEISETLPTGNDWEDELLANLMGNEVKSDIQISANASESMQISRNISMEEDVTRYSKSDSDCEFMQKKRYSNSESDCEFIQEKSSISPSETEEEETSSSKVGYYYSKIESDLDPSSSDSEMAANCKTVSVINNEEEQETCDNGTNITAGEKELRQGIENLNSTRVAAEFIDRGITWKFSPPYAPHFGGIWERLIGSSKRAISAVLENRSVTDEVLRTVFAEVASLLNSRPLTNVQTDPSEPEPLTPYHFILGTPHPHRAPDTEEAFHGLTRRKWKQAQFIVDQYWRRWMKEYLPTLIERKKWERTVRPIRVGDVVMIMDENSRRGDWLIGSVTKVLPGSDGIVRAATVKTERS; this is encoded by the exons atggacccaACCAAGAAAAACGTAGAACTAACAAATGTTGACTGGAGTGATGAAATCTTGATGACTTGGATTGAAGAAGATACTCCGCAATTGGAAATAAGTGAAACGCTACCAACAGGAAACGACTGGGAAGACGAACTCTTAGCTAATCTAATGGGTAATGAAGTTAAAAGTGATATACAAATTAGTGCGAACGCAAGTGAAAGTATGCAGATATCTCGGAATATAAGTATGGAAGAAGACGTAACAAGATACAGCAAAAGTGACAgtgattgtgaatttatgcaaaagaaaagatacagcaATAGTGAAAGCGATTGTGAATTTATACAAGAGAAAAGTTCTATATCACCatcagaaacggaagaagaagaaacatcatCGAGTAAAGTGGGTTACTACTACagtaaaatagaaagtgaCTTAGACCCATCGTCGTCAGACAGTGAAATGGCCGCCAACTGTAAGACAGTAAGTGTAatcaacaacgaagaagaacaggaaacgTG TGACAACGGCACCAATATCACGGCAGGAGAAAAGGAGCTCAGGCAAGGGATCGAAAATCTCAATTCGACGCGGGTGGCAGCAGAATTCATCGACCGCGGGATCACTTGGAAATTCTCCCCACCGTATGCGCCGCATTTTGGTGGTATTTGGGAGCGTCTGATTGGCTCCAGCAAGAGAGCCATAAGCGCCGTTTTGGAAAACCGCTCGGTGACCGACGAAGTCCTTCGCACGGTTTTCGCAGAAGTAGCCTCACTTCTGAACTCACGGCCTTTGACCAACGTTCAAACTGATCCGTCAGAGCCAGAGCCGCTCACTCCGTATCACTTTATTCTCGGTACCCCCCATCCTCACCGAGCGCCTGATACTGAAGAAGCATTCCATGGCCTCACGCGGCGGAAGTGGAAGCAGGCCCAGTTCATTGTGGACCAGTATTGGAGACGCTGGATGAAAGAATACCTTCCGACTCTCATCGAGcggaaaaaatgggaaagaaCTGTCCGTCCGATCAGAGTTGGTGACGTCGTCATGATTATGGACGAGAATAGCAGAAGGGGCGATTGGTTGATAGGGAGCGTTACGAAAGTGTTGCCCGGAAGCGACGGAATTGTCCGCGCGGCAACCGTAAAAACTGAACGTTCCTAA